A genomic stretch from Flavobacterium sp. KS-LB2 includes:
- a CDS encoding T9SS type A sorting domain-containing protein codes for MKKILKFSLVLTAIVLTAVQAHAGNADFSLDLIKEEGKTVSFSLKEIKKIDLSIYDINDSLIYQEKVTSEENINRTYDLTALPDGIYFLKAEDDHKISKYKIEVVGNTAKLSADAISEVYKPVLVNKNGIVTVNVLNLEKTPVTVVLYDSNQTEVYNETLEADLYVGKMFDLTAAQNGKYTFEITYNGKTFMETVSNK; via the coding sequence ATGAAAAAGATTTTAAAATTTAGTTTAGTGTTAACTGCAATAGTATTGACTGCGGTACAAGCACACGCAGGAAACGCAGATTTTTCACTGGATTTAATAAAAGAAGAAGGAAAAACGGTGAGTTTTAGTTTGAAAGAGATTAAGAAAATTGACTTGTCTATTTATGATATCAATGACAGTTTAATCTATCAGGAAAAAGTAACCTCTGAAGAAAACATCAACAGAACATACGATTTGACTGCTTTACCAGACGGTATTTACTTCTTAAAAGCAGAGGACGATCACAAAATTTCGAAGTATAAAATAGAAGTAGTTGGTAACACAGCAAAGTTATCTGCTGATGCTATTTCTGAAGTATACAAACCCGTTTTAGTAAACAAAAACGGAATTGTTACGGTAAATGTTTTAAACCTAGAAAAAACTCCAGTAACTGTTGTCCTTTACGACTCGAATCAAACAGAAGTATACAATGAAACATTGGAAGCCGATCTTTATGTGGGTAAAATGTTTGACTTAACTGCTGCTCAAAACGGTAAATATACATTTGAGATAACGTACAATGGTAAAACATTTATGGAAACTGTTAGTAACAAATAG
- a CDS encoding DsbA family oxidoreductase — translation MTNTLKIQIWSDIMCPFCYIGKRRIEGALQNFEHKDAVEIEWKSFQLDPSFIASPEDNMVEHLAEKYRKDTDWAQGMLDDMTQNAKNSGLDFHFEKAVMANSLHAHRLLHLAKKYNLANDLEELLFKAYLTDGKNINDLDTLKALGLEVGLNAESIDEVLHSNAYANEVQQDINEAQSIGVQGVPFFVFDNKYAVSGAQHVETFVKTLEKVWEEGKFQSKPTLLNTTDGDSCGIDGCN, via the coding sequence ATGACAAATACATTAAAAATACAAATCTGGTCGGATATCATGTGTCCGTTTTGTTATATAGGTAAAAGGAGAATAGAAGGTGCTTTACAAAATTTTGAACATAAAGATGCCGTTGAAATTGAATGGAAAAGTTTTCAGTTGGACCCAAGTTTTATAGCTTCTCCGGAAGATAATATGGTCGAGCATTTGGCAGAAAAATATAGAAAAGATACCGATTGGGCTCAAGGAATGCTTGATGATATGACGCAGAATGCTAAAAATTCAGGATTGGATTTCCATTTCGAAAAAGCGGTTATGGCTAATTCTCTACATGCGCATCGTTTATTGCATTTAGCCAAAAAGTATAACTTGGCAAATGACTTAGAAGAATTATTGTTCAAAGCCTATCTGACTGATGGTAAGAATATAAATGACTTGGATACGTTGAAGGCATTGGGACTAGAAGTAGGACTGAACGCTGAATCTATTGATGAAGTATTGCATTCTAATGCATACGCAAATGAAGTTCAGCAGGATATTAATGAAGCGCAATCTATAGGGGTTCAAGGAGTTCCCTTCTTTGTTTTCGATAATAAATATGCAGTTTCTGGTGCGCAACATGTCGAGACATTTGTGAAAACATTGGAGAAAGTATGGGAAGAAGGTAAGTTTCAAAGTAAACCAACACTATTGAATACTACTGATGGAGACAGCTGCGGAATAGATGGTTGTAATTAA